One genomic region from Fictibacillus marinisediminis encodes:
- a CDS encoding FTR1 family iron permease, whose product MKNKVQIILAILLVGVLIIPIHSFAKGNAKGDMTDANKLVTEAMNASQQGDITKASSKFKKFSSTWLSIEDGVKDQSTTAYHDIEDAMGQVQFALAQQPVNKKNVTAGLEQLKQTNQKFIDGKFPAASKDKKSGSSKEGDVAGLVSLLDHSLKNIDQNNIQGAKADIEKFRKSWLNAEGTVLTQSSKVYSSAERDMVTSYAQLSSNNIDGAKKTIQDMRDYLAPIAMKTSYNMMDATTILLREGLEALLVVVALLGFLKKAGHEDKKQWIWMGVGSGIGVSIILGVIVNLLFSAGAFGSNNFLIAGWTGVFAAAMLLYMSYWLHSKSSLAEWQRYIRTKSTNALNTGSLFSLAALSFLAVFREGTETVLFFIGMANSIKLPSLLTGIGIGVLVLVILSYFILKLGLRIPMRPFFLVSSVLMFYLCFKFTGMGIHGLQLAGLLPVTQVNSLTTIDFLAFYPTLESMIPQAFLILVAIVAAIMNRKKDIKLKIELKHQGELRNAN is encoded by the coding sequence TTGAAGAATAAGGTTCAAATCATACTTGCCATACTTCTGGTTGGAGTCTTGATTATACCTATACATAGCTTTGCGAAGGGGAATGCAAAGGGCGATATGACAGATGCAAACAAGTTGGTTACAGAAGCTATGAATGCATCTCAGCAAGGGGATATCACCAAGGCATCCAGCAAGTTCAAAAAGTTTTCAAGCACTTGGTTGTCCATTGAGGATGGAGTAAAGGATCAATCGACTACTGCTTATCATGATATTGAGGATGCGATGGGACAAGTTCAGTTCGCTCTCGCTCAACAGCCTGTAAATAAGAAAAATGTTACCGCTGGGCTGGAACAATTAAAGCAAACGAACCAAAAATTCATCGACGGGAAGTTTCCTGCCGCATCCAAGGATAAAAAAAGCGGTTCAAGTAAAGAGGGAGACGTGGCTGGCCTAGTTTCCTTACTGGACCACTCATTGAAGAATATCGATCAAAACAATATTCAAGGGGCTAAAGCCGACATTGAAAAGTTTAGAAAATCCTGGTTAAATGCAGAAGGTACTGTACTTACCCAATCTTCAAAAGTTTATAGCAGCGCTGAACGGGATATGGTTACTTCTTATGCCCAGCTATCATCAAACAATATAGACGGTGCTAAAAAAACCATTCAGGATATGCGGGATTATCTGGCTCCCATCGCCATGAAAACAAGCTATAACATGATGGATGCCACAACGATTCTGCTTCGTGAAGGACTTGAGGCTTTGCTGGTAGTAGTCGCACTGCTTGGTTTCTTGAAAAAAGCCGGGCACGAAGACAAAAAACAATGGATCTGGATGGGTGTAGGTTCAGGAATTGGCGTCAGTATTATCCTGGGTGTCATTGTGAATCTCCTCTTTTCAGCAGGAGCCTTCGGAAGCAATAATTTCTTGATTGCAGGCTGGACAGGAGTTTTTGCGGCTGCGATGCTGCTATACATGAGTTATTGGCTTCACAGTAAATCCAGTCTTGCGGAATGGCAGCGATACATTCGCACAAAAAGTACAAATGCACTGAACACTGGAAGTTTATTTTCACTAGCCGCCCTGTCTTTCCTTGCCGTTTTCCGTGAAGGAACAGAAACGGTATTGTTTTTCATAGGAATGGCGAATTCAATCAAGCTGCCTTCGTTATTAACAGGTATTGGTATAGGAGTTTTGGTTCTTGTTATCCTTTCTTATTTCATTCTTAAGCTAGGGTTAAGAATTCCGATGCGCCCGTTCTTCTTAGTATCCAGTGTTCTCATGTTTTACCTCTGCTTCAAGTTTACAGGTATGGGGATTCACGGATTGCAGCTTGCTGGATTATTGCCTGTAACTCAAGTGAATTCTTTGACGACAATAGATTTTCTTGCGTTTTACCCAACGCTCGAAAGCATGATTCCACAGGCTTTTCTTATTTTGGTCGCCATAGTGGCAGCAATTATGAATAGAAAAAAAGATATCAAATTAAAAATCGAACTCAAACATCAGGGGGAACTTCGAAATGCAAACTAA
- a CDS encoding Ger(x)C family spore germination protein, translating to MRYIKRVILPLLCCVLVLSGCSSPFVEDNTVEEVAPVTFWSLNKGENGKLEITTLVPPIMNEKKRLFTLDVDLLKQGKKEFNLKFYRELKLGQLRMLLINENLAKKEVISLINTILSDPDVSPRLYLVLVKGNFEEYLEKEKNEKKNLDYFLYRMFRHYERRNQGEMTIVNIHEFMEKVYSPYSDPVLPIFKVNEKKFTYEGTAFFKKNDYVGSVKDMEDQMFQLLANDHYLKNLPLSPLKVSLGQVRSRVHMKVDRNYKTLSIKVHVKGRIDEYRGHRNILSSSEMRKLNKDIESYLQGQSMDLVKKTQKLKAEPLEVGAHTLSPLLQPMSRKEWLNYYENMKVKVDYIVKIEPLSL from the coding sequence ATGAGATATATAAAGAGGGTTATTTTGCCGCTGCTTTGTTGTGTACTGGTTCTTTCGGGCTGCTCCTCACCATTTGTTGAGGATAATACGGTAGAAGAAGTTGCTCCGGTAACCTTTTGGTCGCTGAATAAAGGGGAAAATGGAAAATTGGAAATTACTACACTTGTTCCTCCCATTATGAATGAGAAAAAGCGGCTATTTACACTGGATGTGGATTTATTAAAGCAGGGAAAAAAGGAATTCAACTTAAAGTTTTACCGGGAACTAAAGCTTGGTCAGCTCCGAATGCTGTTAATCAATGAAAATCTGGCGAAGAAAGAAGTCATTTCTTTAATAAACACCATCCTTTCAGATCCGGATGTATCCCCTCGTCTTTATCTTGTGCTGGTCAAAGGGAACTTTGAGGAGTACTTAGAGAAGGAAAAGAACGAAAAGAAGAACTTGGATTATTTTCTATATCGGATGTTCAGGCATTATGAAAGAAGAAATCAGGGAGAAATGACGATTGTCAATATTCATGAGTTTATGGAAAAGGTCTATTCTCCTTATTCGGATCCTGTGCTGCCGATATTTAAAGTGAATGAAAAAAAATTTACGTACGAAGGAACAGCCTTTTTTAAAAAAAATGATTATGTGGGCTCCGTTAAGGATATGGAAGATCAGATGTTCCAGCTGTTAGCCAACGACCATTACTTAAAGAATCTTCCTCTTTCTCCTTTGAAGGTTTCCTTAGGCCAAGTACGTTCCAGGGTTCATATGAAGGTGGACAGGAATTATAAAACGTTATCCATCAAGGTACATGTGAAAGGAAGAATAGATGAATACAGAGGACATCGAAATATACTCAGCAGCAGTGAAATGAGAAAGCTTAACAAAGACATCGAGTCCTATTTGCAAGGACAATCAATGGATTTGGTGAAGAAAACACAAAAATTAAAGGCAGAGCCTCTTGAAGTAGGAGCACATACTCTTTCTCCATTGCTGCAGCCGATGAGCCGAAAAGAATGGCTGAATTATTATGAGAACATGAAAGTCAAAGTGGATTATATTGTGAAAATTGAACCGTTGAGTTTATAA
- a CDS encoding GerAB/ArcD/ProY family transporter codes for MSSRFVLFDNTAITGTGYIFAMVNRMQMLYYILILPKHLMHPYMILGIIGVGILSQINLLILSYYLKSNYSSQGYLGFVQLFGERLVRLFAFFGLFVILVKVIVTALGYVEIIHQFMFPSMKTSWLIFFLMASSFYIASQGMEKTIRLGLIAFLATIWIIVLYVPYFLPPIAEIHHLYPLVPGEISIHSWYGFLMIWSALSGPEYLICLGPWIGPKEKILKGLSIGNALSVIEYLILFVACLLYFGSNYLEKISFPVVNMLRYLQSPVFERIDLIIISLIMIYVLFLIALLLLYFYGAVRIAAGRIKVPTNRKGFLGSAAAIFICMLIINGWYWREGIELNIWTTLQLWLGAITYFLVPSFLLIAMKWKRGSS; via the coding sequence ATGAGCAGTAGGTTTGTCCTATTCGATAATACGGCCATCACGGGAACTGGCTATATATTTGCCATGGTGAACCGGATGCAAATGCTGTATTATATTCTCATTTTGCCGAAACACTTAATGCATCCCTATATGATTTTAGGAATTATCGGAGTGGGGATCCTTTCGCAGATTAACCTTTTGATCTTGTCTTACTATTTAAAATCAAATTATTCCTCTCAAGGTTATCTTGGCTTTGTACAGTTATTTGGTGAGAGGCTCGTCCGTTTGTTTGCATTTTTTGGTCTTTTTGTCATTTTAGTAAAAGTAATTGTAACAGCATTGGGCTATGTTGAGATTATTCACCAATTTATGTTTCCCTCCATGAAGACGAGCTGGCTCATTTTCTTCTTGATGGCGTCAAGCTTTTACATTGCCTCTCAAGGAATGGAGAAGACCATCCGGCTTGGCCTTATTGCTTTTTTAGCAACGATCTGGATTATTGTCCTTTATGTCCCTTATTTCCTGCCTCCCATTGCCGAGATACATCATCTGTATCCATTGGTACCTGGAGAGATTTCGATTCATTCCTGGTATGGGTTTCTAATGATTTGGTCAGCTCTTTCCGGACCGGAATATTTAATCTGTTTAGGCCCATGGATTGGACCGAAGGAAAAGATTTTAAAAGGGTTAAGTATTGGGAATGCTCTCTCTGTCATTGAATATCTCATTCTATTTGTCGCTTGTCTTTTATATTTTGGTTCTAATTATCTCGAGAAAATCAGTTTTCCTGTTGTAAACATGCTCCGCTATTTGCAGTCACCGGTGTTTGAGCGCATTGATCTGATAATAATTTCTCTCATCATGATTTACGTTTTATTTTTGATCGCTCTCTTATTATTGTATTTCTATGGTGCAGTAAGAATTGCAGCAGGGAGAATAAAAGTTCCCACGAATCGTAAAGGCTTTTTGGGAAGCGCTGCCGCCATTTTTATTTGCATGCTGATTATTAATGGCTGGTACTGGAGGGAAGGGATAGAGCTGAATATATGGACAACACTGCAGCTCTGGCTGGGTGCGATTACTTATTTTCTCGTGCCTTCATTCCTTCTTATTGCAATGAAATGGAAGAGAGGTAGCTCCTAG